The genomic interval CCCGGCGGCACCCGTTGCAGGCCGCTGGCCTCGGCCATTTCGATGATCGCGGTGCGGTTGTGCGCCAGCCAGCCCCAGGCCGCGTCGACCGGCGCCCCCAACGGGCCGCGCACCCGGGTGTGGCGCAGTTCGCCTTCGCAGGCGGCCAGGATCGACTCCACCGTCCCCTCGCCGCCGTCGGCCATGGGGCACTTGACCAGCGTCGCCTCAGGCCAGACCTGCGCCAGGCCCGACGCAATGGCCTCGGCCACGCCTTGGGCGCTCAGGCTGTCCTTGAACGAATCGGGTGCGATGACGATCTTCATGCGAATTCTCCAGTTCCAATGGCGTCCATGCTGCCAGCCGCCATGGCCCTTGACGCCTGTCCGCTGCACAAGCGGCGGGAGCGTTTATTGTTCATTTCCACAAAACCGGGGGGCTGCGAATGACATTGCGGGAGCTGCGGTGCGCCCGCGGGGCACTTCAGCCCTGCGGCAGCAGTTGCACCCCCAGGTACAGCGCCAGCATCCCGTCCAGCCGCAGCGGATCCACTGCGCTCAGTTCGGCGATCCGCTCCATTCGGTATCGCAGGCTGTTGCGGTGGATGCCCAGCGCATCGGCGCAGGCCTGGCTTTGGCCGTCGTGCTCGCACCAGCTGCGCAGCGTCGCCAGCAACTGGCCGTTGCTGTCTTTGGCGATCACCTTGCGCAAAGGCTTGAGCAGTTCATCGAGGGCGTCGTCGTTGCGGTGCCGCCAGAGCATCACCGGCAGGCGGTAGCGGTCGAGCTTGAGCAGCCGCGCATTCGGCAGCACTTCGCGTCCGTAGGCCAGCAGATCGCCGACCCGCCGATAGCACCGGCGCAGCCCCGCCAGCCCGTCGGCCTGCCCGCCCACGGCGATGCGCAGAATGTTCCAGCCCTGCCCGTCGAGCTTTTCCAGCAAGCGGTCATGCTCCAGGGCCTGACCTGCCGGCCGGCACCACAGCAACGACGACTTGGCCGAGCTCACGCACCAGCTGTCCGGGTAGCGCGACATCAGCCAGGCCCCGAGGGCTTCGACCGTTTGCCCTGCGCCTTGCTCCAGGCCCAGCTCGAACAGGTACGGCACCCGCGTCAACTGCGGTTTGAGCCCCAGCTGCTGCGCTTCGTCCACCAGCCGCGGCGAATCCCCCGCCTCGCTCAGCAGCAGCGCCAGCAGGTCATCGCAGCGCTGGCGCCGCCATTGTTGCTCGGCCTGCTGGTTACGCTGGGCCACCAGCATTTCGGCGGTCATGCGCACCAGCTCGGCGTAGGTGCGCAATGGCTCCGGCTCGCCGGTGATGCCGAGCACGCCGATCAGCCGGCCGTCGAGCATCAACGGCAGGTTGATCCCCGGCTGCACGCCCTTGAGGTGCACGGCGGTCTGGGCGTCGATCTCCACCACCCGACCGTTGGCCAGCACCAGTTGCGCGCCTTCGTGGCGGGTGTTGATGCGCTCCGGCTCGCCGCTGCCCAGGATCAGCCCCTGGCTGTCCATGACATTGACGTTGTAGGGCAGAATGGCCATGGCCCGGTCGACGATGTCCTGCGCAAGGTCGTGATCGAGTTCGAACATAGTGGGCAAAATCCTTGAAAACGGGCGCGGACGGTTGTTCACCCGCACAGGGTCCGGCGACAAACCCTGTGCTCAGGCACAAAGACAATCCGGCCAAAGGTGGCCGAGACTCTCAGGGCGATCAACGTTACCCTTGCATCGCAAAAAATCATAATAAAGAGAGAGTCGCCATGTCACAGAGCGCCGCAGCTGTCCAGGCCATCGCTGACGACAAAAATGCCGTCTACAAACGCATCACCCTGCGTTTGATCCCCTTCATCTTCATCTGCTACCTGTTCAACTACCTCGACCGGGTGAACGTCGGCTTCGCCAAGCTGCAGATGCTCGACGCGCTGAAATTCAGCGAAACCGTCTACGGCCTCGGCGCCGGGATCTTCTTCATCGGCTACGTGCTGTGCGGCGTGCCGAGCAACCTGGCGCTGACCAGGTTCGGCCCGCGGCGCTGGATCGCCCTGATGATGATCACCTGGGGCACGCTGTCGACTTGCCTGCTGTTCGTCACCACCCCGACCCAGTTCTACACCCTGCGCCTGTTCACCGGCGCCGCCGAAGCCGGGTTCTTCCCCGGCGTGGTGCTGTACCTCTCGCAGTGGTTCCCGACGTTCCGCCGCGGGCGGATCATGGCGCTGTTCATGTCGGCGATCCCGGTGTCGGGCCTGCTCGGCAGCCCGTTCTCCGGCTGGATCCTCAACCACTTCGCCGCAGGCCAGGGCGGCCTGGCCGGGTGGCAGTGGATGTTCCTGCTGCAGGGCATTCCGACCGTGGTGCTGGGGGTGCTCGCGTACTTCCTGCTCAGCGACAGCTTCGCCAACGCCAAGTGGCTGAGCCCCCAGGAGCGCAAGGTACTGGAGGCCGACCAGGCCGAAGACCTGGCGAACAAGCCGAAGACCGCCTCCGACTCGTTGGCCGAAGTGTTCAAGAACCCGGCGATCTGGGCGTTCGGCCTGATCTACTTCTGCATCCAGAGCGGCGTGTACGCGATCAACTTCTGGCTGCCGTCGATCATCAAGAACCTGGGCTTCAGCGACAACCTGGTGATCGGCTGGCTGAGCGCGATCCCGTACCTGCTGGCCGCGCTGTTCATGCTGGTGGTCGGCCGCTCGGCGGACCTGCGCAAGGAACGCCGCTGGCACCTGGTGGTGCCGATGCTGATGGGGGCGGCCGGCCTGCTGATCGCGGTGAACTTCGCCGCCAACCCGACCCTCGCCATCCTCGGCCTGACCCTCGCCACCATGGGCGCCCTCACGGGCCTGCCGATGTTCTGGCCGGTGCCCACGGCGATGCTCAGCGCCGGCGCGGCGGCGGGCGGCCTGGCGTTGATCAACTCCATGGGCCAGATGGCTGGCTTCCTGAGCCCGTACCTGGTGGGCTGGGTCAAGGACAGCACCGGCTCGACCGACGCGGCGCTGTACCTGCTGGCGGCCGTGATCGTCGGCGGCAGCCTGCTGGCGCTGCGCATGACGCGCACGTTGCGGGCGTAATCCGCGAGCGATGCGCAAACGGCCCTTTCGGGCCGTTTTTCATGGGCGAACCATCGCCTTTGGGAGACAGAGCCGCCATCACGCACTCAAGCAACCCCCGCTTTCGCATCCAACTCGATCACCAGCCCGCCGGGCATCTGCACAAAAATCTGCCAGATCCCGTCCTCCGGCACCTGCGCCACCTGATACGGCAAACCGCTGGCCTGCACTCGTTTGAGCACGAGCGCCGCGTCGTCATCGGTGCGAAAGGCAATGTGGCTCAGCGCCGTTTCCTCCCGCGAAGGCTGCTCGATCACATGCACCACCGCCTGGGCATCCTGGTACAGCCAGCGGCCAGGAAACGGGAACGGTGGCCGCCTCCCCGGCTTCAGTCCCAACAATTTATCGAAGGCGTCTTGCACCGCTTGTCCGTCCGGCGTGCTGAACGCCAGGTGATCGAAATGCCAGGTCATAACAATCCGCCTCCGTCGACGTCGATGATGCTGCCGCTGATGAAGCCGTTTTCCATCGCCAGCATGAACGCGGCGGCCAGGTCCTGCGGCGTGCCGATCCGGCCCACCGGCAATGCCGCCGAGGTGCGTGCGAACATCGCCGCACGTTGGCTTTCGTCCATGCCGGCGTAGGCTTCGGTGTCGGTCACGCCGGGGCTGACCACGTTGACCCGGCGCGGCGCCAGCTCCTTGGCCAACTGTTTGGCCAGCGCCTCAAGCGCTGCGTTCAGGGTGGTCTTGACGAACTGCCCGGCCACGAACTTGCGCGACAGCAGACCGGACGTCAGGGTGATGCTGCCCCGCTCGCTCAGGTACGGCAGCGCTTGCTGGATCGAACGCACCGCGCCCCAGAACTTCACGTCGAACGCCTGTTGCGCGAGCAGCAGGTCACTGTCGGCCAGGGGCTTGGCGCCGACGTTCGGGCCTGCGGTGATCACCAGATGATCGAAGGCGCCGATGCGTTCGAACAATTGGCGCAACGACGCGTCATCGGTGATGTCGGCGGACGCCTGACGGACATCGCCGGTGCCGCCGGCATCGGTCCGTCGGCCGACTGCGTAGACACAGGCGCCGCGCGCGGCGGCGCCGGACGCGACGGCGGCACCGATGCCGCTGCTGCCGCCGATGACGACGACGGTCTGGCCGCGCAAGGAAGATTCGAGTGGTTTCATGACAGTGGCTCCGCTGGGCTTTAGGAGATTCCATATTCACGGGTTGCCAATCGAAGAAAAATCCCGGTAAATCGGAAGGATCTTTAAAGGATTTTTACCAATGAGCTCGATACTCGATCTGGAGATCTTCGTCCGCACCGCCGACTCGGGCAGCATTTCCGCCGCGGCCCGGACACTGGAGCTCACCCCGGCGGCCGCCAGCATCGCGCTGAAGCGCCTGGAGACGCGCCTGGGCATTCGCCTGTTCGCCCGTTCCACCCGCAGCATGCGCCTGACCGAAGAAGGCCGGCGCTATCTGGACAGCGTGCGCCTGGCCCTGGCCACGCTGGCCGAGGGCGAGCAGGCGCTCAAGCAGCAGACCGAAGGCTTGAGCGGCGTCCTGCAACTGGCGGCGCCGTCGGACTTCGGGCGCAATGTGCTGTTGCCGTGGCTGGATGACTTCAAGCGCGAACATCCGCACATCCAGTTGCAGTTGCTGCTCAACGACCGTCACGCGGATCTGTTTCGCGAGACGGTGGACGTGGCGCTGCGCTTCGGCGTGCCCAGCGATTCGACGCTGGTGGCGTTGCCGATCCTGCCCGACCATCGTCGCGTGGCCTGCGCCAGTCCCGCCTACGTGGAGCGCCACGGTTCGCCGCAACACCCCGGCGAACTGAGCGGGCACAGCGCTCTGCTCTACCTGCGCAACGGTCGGCCGTACAACATCTGGCGCTTCAGCCGCGGCGACGAAACCCTGGAGGTCGAAGTCCGCGGCGACTACTTGAGCGACGACGGCGAAGTCGCCCGGCGCTGGGCCTTGGCCGGCCACGGGGTCGCCTACAAGGCCTGGCTCGACGTGGCCGACGACGTGCGCGCCGGCCGGCTGGTGACGCTGTTCGACGACTGGCAAGGCGAAAGCGTGCCGTTCAATCTGCTGTGCCCGCACCGGGTGCAGGTGTCGGAACGGGTCAAGGTGCTGCTGGCGTTCCTGCGCGAACGCTGCAAAACGTTGAGCCGATAATTCACTTTGCCGCGCCGGGGGCTTCTGGTATTTGATGGAGGCTTTCCCACCGGCAAAAGGAATTCGGCATGAGCTATCGCACTTTGGGGCACTCGGGGCTGCAGGTGTCCACCCTCACCCTGGGCACGATGATGTTCGGCGAGCAGACCAGCGCGGAAGATTCGCTGCGCATCATCGACAAGGCCTGGGACCAGGGCATCAACTTCATCGACACCGCCGACGTCTACACCAACGGCCGCTCGGAAGAGATCGTCGGCGAAGCCATCGCCCGCCGTCGCCACGAATGGGTGCTGGCGACCAAGGTCGGCTTCGGCCCGGCGGACGGCGTGCCGAACCGCAGCGGCTTGAGCCGCAAGCACCTGTTCAATGGCCTGGAGGCCAGCCTGACCCGGCTCGGCACCGACTACCTCGACATCTATTACCTGCACCGCGAAGACCACAACACCCCGCTGGAAGTGACGGTTTCGGCCATCGGCGACCTGATCCGCCAGGGCAAGATCCGCTACTGGGGCCTGTCGAACTACCGGGGCTGGCGGATCGCCGAAGTGGTGCGCGTCGCCGACAAGCTCGGCGTCGACCGCCCGGTGATCAGCCAGCCGCTGTACAACATCGTCAACCGCCAGGCCGAAACCGAGCAGATCACCGCCGCCCAGACTTACGGCCTCGGCGTGGTGCCTTACAGCCCGCTGGCCCGTGGCGTGCTCAGCGGCAAGTACGCGCCGGACGTAACGCCGGATGCCAACAGCCGTGCCGGGCGCCAGGACAAGCGGATTCTGGAGACTGAATGGCGCGTGGAGTCGCTGCGCATTGCCCAGCAGATCCAGCAATACACCAAAGAGCGCGGGGTCGGCATTGTCGAGTTTGCGATTGCCTGGGTGCTGAACAACGGCGCGGTAACGTCGGCGATTGTCGGGCCGCGTACCGAAGCGCAATGGGATGCCTACACCAAGGCCCAGGCGGTGAAGATCACGGCCGAGGACGAGGCGTTCATCGATTCGCTGGTCACGCCTGGGCATGCCTCGACGCCGGGGTTCAACGATGTGAGCCATTTCGTGTCGGGACGCCGGCCGCGTTCGGCCTGAGGGCTGTTTGAAGCCATCGCCAGCAGGCGGTCTCCTACAGGGACTCGGGTGAATGCGGGTTCTGCGGTCATCTGCAAACAAGGTGGGAACCAGCCTGCTGGCGATGGCGTCCGCCAGGTCGCCGCAAGGCAACATCAAGGAATCTCTCCCCCGGTTTTTGTGCTTATCTTCACGATGTGGGAAATATTGAGCACTCGGGCAATATTCAGCACAAAAACCACGTATCCTGCGCGCCCCGTTTGACCTGCAACCCGCGAGGACAGTTTGGCTAAAGGTATCGCTCTCTCGGTGACGGCTTCGACGCTGTTTGCCGTCATGTATTTCTACACCTCGTTGCTCAGCCCGCTGAGCGGCGTGGAAATCTACGGTTGGCGGATGCTGCTGACCGTGCCCTGCATGACCGTGTTCATGCTGCTGTCCGGCGAATGGCGTCGGGTGGCGGAACTGCTGCGCCGGTTGGCCGGGCAGCCGAAGCTGATCGGCGGCCTGGCGCTGTCGTCCGCCCTGCTCGGCGTGCAGTTGTGGCTGTTCATGTGGGCGCCGCTCAACGGCTACAGCCTCGATGTGTCGCTGGGCTACTTCCTGCTGCCGCTGGCCATGGTGCTGACCGGCCGGATCGCTTACGGCGAGAGCCTGTCGTACCTGCAGAAGGTCGCCGTGTTCTTCGCCAGCCTGGGCGTGCTCAATGAGCTGTATCAGGTGGGTGGTTTCTCCTGGGCGACGCTGGTGGTGGTGGTCGGCTATCCGCTGTATTTCGTGCTGCGCAAACGCCTGAAAACGGACAACCTCGGCGGCTTGTGGGTCGACATGACCCTGATGCTGCCCGTGGCCTACTGGTTCGTGCGGGGCGGCGAGCAAGGCTTCGGCGTGTTCGACCAATACCCGGCCCTGGCCTGGCTGATTCCCCTGCTCGGCCTGATCAGCGCCTCGGCGCTGGTGGTGTACATCATCGCCAGCCGTCTGCTCCCGTTCAGCCTGTTCGGCCTGCTCAGCTACGTGGAGCCGGTGCTGCTGCTGGGTGTGGCGCTGCTGCTGGGCGAAAGCATCAAGTCCGGCGAATGGCTGACCTACATCCCGATCTGGATGGCGGTGATGGTGCTGGTGTTCGAAGGCTTCAAGCACCTGATGCGCCAACGCCGCCCATAAGCCCCGCACCAGAGACCTGTAGGAGCGAGCCTGCTCGCGATGGCGTCTTCAGACTCGAATGGATATTGACTGAACGATCGCCATCGCCAGCAGGCTCTCTCCCACAAGGGCATGTGAAGGCATGAAAAAGCCCGGCCTGCAGGATTGCAGGCCGGGCTTTTTTGCATCGGTCGAAGCTTACTCGGTGGTCAGCACGCCACGACGCACCTGGTCACGCTCGATCGACTCGAACAGCGCCTTGAAGTTGCCCTCGCCGAAA from Pseudomonas ekonensis carries:
- a CDS encoding sugar diacid recognition domain-containing protein encodes the protein MFELDHDLAQDIVDRAMAILPYNVNVMDSQGLILGSGEPERINTRHEGAQLVLANGRVVEIDAQTAVHLKGVQPGINLPLMLDGRLIGVLGITGEPEPLRTYAELVRMTAEMLVAQRNQQAEQQWRRQRCDDLLALLLSEAGDSPRLVDEAQQLGLKPQLTRVPYLFELGLEQGAGQTVEALGAWLMSRYPDSWCVSSAKSSLLWCRPAGQALEHDRLLEKLDGQGWNILRIAVGGQADGLAGLRRCYRRVGDLLAYGREVLPNARLLKLDRYRLPVMLWRHRNDDALDELLKPLRKVIAKDSNGQLLATLRSWCEHDGQSQACADALGIHRNSLRYRMERIAELSAVDPLRLDGMLALYLGVQLLPQG
- a CDS encoding MFS transporter, whose product is MSQSAAAVQAIADDKNAVYKRITLRLIPFIFICYLFNYLDRVNVGFAKLQMLDALKFSETVYGLGAGIFFIGYVLCGVPSNLALTRFGPRRWIALMMITWGTLSTCLLFVTTPTQFYTLRLFTGAAEAGFFPGVVLYLSQWFPTFRRGRIMALFMSAIPVSGLLGSPFSGWILNHFAAGQGGLAGWQWMFLLQGIPTVVLGVLAYFLLSDSFANAKWLSPQERKVLEADQAEDLANKPKTASDSLAEVFKNPAIWAFGLIYFCIQSGVYAINFWLPSIIKNLGFSDNLVIGWLSAIPYLLAALFMLVVGRSADLRKERRWHLVVPMLMGAAGLLIAVNFAANPTLAILGLTLATMGALTGLPMFWPVPTAMLSAGAAAGGLALINSMGQMAGFLSPYLVGWVKDSTGSTDAALYLLAAVIVGGSLLALRMTRTLRA
- a CDS encoding SDR family oxidoreductase, which translates into the protein MKPLESSLRGQTVVVIGGSSGIGAAVASGAAARGACVYAVGRRTDAGGTGDVRQASADITDDASLRQLFERIGAFDHLVITAGPNVGAKPLADSDLLLAQQAFDVKFWGAVRSIQQALPYLSERGSITLTSGLLSRKFVAGQFVKTTLNAALEALAKQLAKELAPRRVNVVSPGVTDTEAYAGMDESQRAAMFARTSAALPVGRIGTPQDLAAAFMLAMENGFISGSIIDVDGGGLL
- a CDS encoding LysR family transcriptional regulator, with amino-acid sequence MSSILDLEIFVRTADSGSISAAARTLELTPAAASIALKRLETRLGIRLFARSTRSMRLTEEGRRYLDSVRLALATLAEGEQALKQQTEGLSGVLQLAAPSDFGRNVLLPWLDDFKREHPHIQLQLLLNDRHADLFRETVDVALRFGVPSDSTLVALPILPDHRRVACASPAYVERHGSPQHPGELSGHSALLYLRNGRPYNIWRFSRGDETLEVEVRGDYLSDDGEVARRWALAGHGVAYKAWLDVADDVRAGRLVTLFDDWQGESVPFNLLCPHRVQVSERVKVLLAFLRERCKTLSR
- a CDS encoding aldo/keto reductase, coding for MSYRTLGHSGLQVSTLTLGTMMFGEQTSAEDSLRIIDKAWDQGINFIDTADVYTNGRSEEIVGEAIARRRHEWVLATKVGFGPADGVPNRSGLSRKHLFNGLEASLTRLGTDYLDIYYLHREDHNTPLEVTVSAIGDLIRQGKIRYWGLSNYRGWRIAEVVRVADKLGVDRPVISQPLYNIVNRQAETEQITAAQTYGLGVVPYSPLARGVLSGKYAPDVTPDANSRAGRQDKRILETEWRVESLRIAQQIQQYTKERGVGIVEFAIAWVLNNGAVTSAIVGPRTEAQWDAYTKAQAVKITAEDEAFIDSLVTPGHASTPGFNDVSHFVSGRRPRSA
- the rarD gene encoding EamA family transporter RarD, whose product is MAKGIALSVTASTLFAVMYFYTSLLSPLSGVEIYGWRMLLTVPCMTVFMLLSGEWRRVAELLRRLAGQPKLIGGLALSSALLGVQLWLFMWAPLNGYSLDVSLGYFLLPLAMVLTGRIAYGESLSYLQKVAVFFASLGVLNELYQVGGFSWATLVVVVGYPLYFVLRKRLKTDNLGGLWVDMTLMLPVAYWFVRGGEQGFGVFDQYPALAWLIPLLGLISASALVVYIIASRLLPFSLFGLLSYVEPVLLLGVALLLGESIKSGEWLTYIPIWMAVMVLVFEGFKHLMRQRRP